A segment of the Solanum lycopersicum chromosome 9, SLM_r2.1 genome:
ACAATCTTGGCTTTGTACACATTCTTGTGTCTCTTACCTAGCAGAACCATGTTCCCAGTTACTGAGTTTGTTACTCTGCAttctttttttgtaaaaagaaCATTGTTTCCTTTATCACATATTTGAGATACGCTCAATAGATTATGTTGTAGGCCattgacataatatatattctcaattgcatgagtattcATTGATCCAACCTTTCCAATTCCCTGAATTTCACCACTTTTTCCATTACCAAAGGCAACGTTTTCTCCTTTGATgttcttgagtgagaggaagctTCTTTTATCTCCAGTCATGTGTCTGGAacatgcactatccaggtaCCATTGTTGCTGCTTCCTCTTCACTGATCCCTGCAATTTAATTTTGGGAATTAGATTTTGGTACCCAAATCCACTTTGATTTATGCTTAGGGAATGGGTGGATAAGATTTCTTCTGGCCCATCTAGGAAGAGATTTGTCTTTAGGAATTTGGTTTTGCTCATTGGGTTTCTCATGATGAGGTTTTCTCAAGGACTTCAAGTTTTTGCTATGagcaatttgttttctttgacaATTATGGCTTTTATGTCCTTCCAGCCCACAGTGCATGCATAGACAATCTATGTTGAgatttttttacttgaaagcTAGTTCTATCAAAACCTATCCCATGTTTCTCAGATGTGCGATTCTTGTGCATATTGTCAAGCAGTATGAAAGACCTGGTCCATCTCATTCCATTTTCTGCTTCAGTTTTAGTCACAAGAAGCTCTTTGGAGAGTGCTTTATTCCTTTTAGTTATCAAGTCTAGGTTTTTACTTAGTTTAGCATTTTTGGATAAAAGATGAAGATTCTGTTTTTCAAGaatcttgttttcttctcttagtGATGCATAGTCTTCCATTATCAATTCCCTTTTTGAGTCTACGGTTTTATATGCATCAATGAGAGTGTAGAGTAGGGATTCTAGATCCCTTTTTGAGTATGAACTTAGATTGTCTTGTATGTGATGAAGACTAACCTTTTCAttcatatcttcttcttctttctcctcttcAGAATCTGATCCAGCCATGAGTGCTAGTATGGTTTCTTATGATCTGCATGTTTCCTTTTCTTCCTTGGTTTCCACTGCTACGACGGCAAGAAAGTCATAATCATCTTCTTTTTCTAGTGCAAGAAGAGACTGGTTTTCTGTCTCATCACCCTCAAACTCTTCATCAGATGAATTCCCCATTGCTGCAAAAGCCCTCTTCATTGACATGTCTGCCTCTTGAGTTGTCATTCTTTTGTTTGAGGGGACAAACTTATCCTTTTTGATATCTTTCCCTTTCTCAAACTTTACCTTTTTCTGCTCTAGGGCCCAAAGTGGACAGAATTTGATGAAGTGATCTGGGCTCCCACACTTGTGACAAGCCTGGTCTTTAGTGTTTTCAGATGGTTTTTGAAACGCTTTCTTTTGAAAGGTCTGCCCTCTCTTTAGCATTCTAGTGAACCTTTTGGTTATGAGggaaatattttcatcttcaaaatcatctgatGCAGTAGCTTTTAGAACTAGGttcctttcctttctttttcctccaatttccttttcttggtttttcttaAGTTCGTATCTGATGAGATTACCAATTAACTCATCCATTCCCAGTGAGTCTAGGTCGCGGGCTTCAGTGATAGCCTCGACTTTACTTTCCCAAGTTTCAGGAAGGACACTCAAGAGTTTCCTTACTGCCTTTCCGTTAGGCACTATCTCTCCTAAAGAGTACATCTCATTAATGATGGAGGTGAACCTGGTGTGCATGTCTTGAATAGTCTCCCCTTCTGCCATCCTGAACAGCTCATATTGCCTTttcaagttatcaattttaGACTTCTTGACTTGCGTTGTTCCCTCATGAGCTGTTTGCAGTGTTTCCCATATGGCTTTGGCATCTTGACATGACGAGATTCGATTGTATTCGTCTGGTCCTATGCCACATCAGAATTTTCTTGGCTTTGGCATTGTTTTGAATTGCAAGCTTGTCTTCAACACtccattcttttctttcctttgggaTTTTGGTGATTCCATCAGTTGTGGTTTTCATAGGTATGGTTGGGCCATCTAGAATTACTCCCTATAGATCAGAGTTTTCGCCAATAAGATGGTCCATCATACGATTTTTCCACCATCCATAATATTTGCCATTAAACAGTGGTGGACGTGTTTGTGAAGCTCCCTCTTGTGGGGTAGGTGGTGCTGTCATTGAGTCTTTTCAAGGTGTGAATCTTTTAACGAAAACAAGACGACTTCACGCAGAGAACAAAggagaattattcatcaaattgaagcCTTCAAGGTTGATAGGATTGCTACttttaaaacattcttgagtgagaaggttttattgtgtagaactatttgtcttgtttttgttttgattgtaatatatagtttattgtacaaagggtgggtttggctctttgtagggttgagtgttagtaagagttgtaacaaaaggtaggtttggccttttggagagatcgattggagtcaatcgagggaggtagtagagataagacttttgattattgagttgtaatcacaaaatcttataattgatttaataaaacgaggtttttccttccttgagtgaggaaggtttttaattcaatacgtgtttgtgtctttacttaaaagcaacttacaagaacctggtcttgttctggggtaaggtttcttcaaagatattgaattaacttaatgtaCTCAACCTCAATGAACCCATTCCCTAAACGAGtgtggtgtggaggcatgagtcctcgtgTGTGTGTTTGATATTGTGATTGAATACGTACTTGCTTCAATTGTCACTTGTTCatgttatttgttgtttatcacctgttaagtgttatagttgattttatactattattcattgcatattagttactattttgaaTTAGCCGATGATATCTACCCAGTACATGTTGCTCTGTACAGAgcctacttgtgtttttctttattttcttgttatgGAGTGCAGCGAGTGTGCTAACGTCTTTGACTCGCCTTCAGCTCTAACCAGTCTCAACATATCAGTttcaagggtgagctattcattcgaacttgtgttggattctctcgatCATGGCCTGATGTCCTTAGTTTTCGGACACAaaatactttatttcatttaatttggtgtctttgatactcttagacttagtatttggagattagatgtcctcgACGTGACGACTTTCATGTTTTGACAATGACATATAGTAGACTTTTAAGGGATTTGTGTTTCTTACCTTAATAAGATTGAGATTCCGCATTATGGTTTGTGTTTCATAAgtttaacaattaatatatgTTGGGGTTTCGATTCCTTGTTTCGCCCacctaggaggttaagtgttGGTGCAACTCATGACTCGTTTTGAATCGTGATTGAGTGCTTACTCATCAACGAAGAGTTGTGACCATATTTGTTTATGTACTATGCCAAGAAGAAAATGTTTCAAGTTAAAAAtcaaatgttttgaaaaaattgacCACCTCAAGCAATTCCTACATATGTGAAGCATTACAAATTGAGAATTTTAGTAGGCAATTGATGCATAGAAAAACAAGTTTCATGTCATATTTTTATCCACCTTTTGGGCTTTTGATCAAAATTACTACTCTTACAAGGACACTTATTCTGAATAATTTGGATAGAGATTACTcatacaaaataacaaaaaagtatTTGCTTCAACAGGAATCACACATGAAGAGATGAGAGAACTATTTAATGCATAAATATAGGTCTTGAATCTATAAATGGTGATATCGTCGAAAATCACATGAATAAAATGGTGGTGAGATAgacaaaatgaagaaatgtCAATCAAGTATCGTAAGTAAATTGCTCTCAATTATCCAATCACTGGATAACCAGAGTCATTCTTTGAGACCCTCAAGAAAATAGCTtcatctcaaaaaaataagtacaTGATTTGATTCATCTTGAGAGTAGAATATGCAGCTCACTAAATTCAAACAAACTTACATGTACATGagtttaatttaaatacataacAGCACAACAGACCTAGTTTTGAGGTCTACATTGTACAATCAATTGATAGCAAACATCATAGTATATTTTCAAGGCAATATTCTACAAACATATCTTGATGCAAAGCTATGAAGGATTACACCTTACAAAAAGCATAAAAAACAAGCTTTATGCTTTCAGAGAAAAGGATCTATTACCTACAGTCGACTTCTGGAGCTGCGAATATACGCTGAAACAACCATTGAAATGGTCTCAGGAATTGTGCTTTTTGCTTCCGACAGAACCAAATGGCTGCACTGTACTGTTCGTTACGAATTGTTCTTGTTGCAGCCTTCCAGTCATATTTCTCCATTTCTATACGTGCAGCTTTTCCCATGGTTTCTCTCAATTCTATATCGCGCAAAAGAGGCACTAGTTTACTCATGCAGTCGTCAAGGTCCCCAGGAGTAAACAGATATCCAATCTTGCCCTGCTGATCATCAGGAATGATGTCTGGAACTCCCCCGGCACGGGCAGCCACTACAGGAAGCCCTGATGACATGGCCTCCAAAACGACGAGCCCCAATGTCTCCGACTCTGAAGGCATAAGAAAAACATCTCCACTGGCATATGCTTGGGAAAGCTCCTCCCCTAGTAATGTACCTGTGAACACGGCTGGCATGCCCTGGAACATTTTCTCCAATTCCTCCCTACAAGCATGAACAGAATGATAATTTACAACCTTTGACGAACAAAAGAAGAATTGGTAGAAATCCTCACGAGTGAGGCAAATCAAACCTATTGCATCTCATTATAATGTTGAGAAACCATGAAGCATTTTTCTCGACAacacttcttttaaaaattgaggAAATTCATATTATAAACAACATCCTCAAGGTATACATAATAACATCCTTAGTCAATTCAGCCCCACACTCCTTCCCCTTCTACACTTAATTCAAATTCGCGGCATGCACCTACCACAAGTTCAGAGTTGTGCTACCTTTACCGTCAAACCAGAGCCAGGGGGACATTTGAGAATAGATTCTTGCAAGCAAACAGCCATCCCTTATCAGAAAAAGCTGCTGGCGTCGCATCGTAAGAGTCTCAGCAATATTTAACTATTATTTCTGCCAAGAAGGTAATTATTCACTTTTGACAAGGAAAATACCAGAAAATGAATTCACCTATATAATGATCACACATCAAGTATCTATATAGGACCAGTCAAAGTGACTAAATAATGTGCTGAAGTCTACTTCTTACTTGTGTTATCTATCACATCCAATTAATTAACACAGTAATCCTTAACAAACGACTTCCTTTGAATTTTTTAGCGCACGACCTAAGTAACCATTCTCGTGATACTATTAAGAACAGGTAAATAACCCCTGAAGGGTCCAATCACGTCTTGGCATGCTCTAAAACTGCCATCACAAAAATTCGTAGACTGAACACTGATTATGGCACAAGAAACAAGATTTGGTGACTTTCTTAGCAAAGAACAGAAAACAGGCTGATGTTCCAGAAATAAAGCAAAACAATCATTATAACTCACCTGTATGGCCCATCTCCAATAAAAGCTATCCGAGCACCTGGAAGTCTATCCATTACCCTGTTTCAAAGTCATTCTCAAATGTCATGTGCAAGTTATCGACATATTAATTTGACAAGCACATAATGTGCTTGATACAATATATTGCCCAGAAATTGCAAGTACATTTCCCCCACATTGATGAAGGAAGATTATTTTGTAATGCTGCCCTGAGATGAATTTAAATGGTGAACATGAACAGTGAGGAATCATATAGACGATAGACGATTGTTTGAGACTGAGGCataataattgttattgtataCTATTGAAGGAAGAGTTGTACCTTTTGAGGAAATCCAAACTCTTCTCAACTCCAATTCGTCCAACATGAACTATCAATGGTTTATCAGGTTCTCCACCACTTATTGTGAATAACAGcaggagaaaagaagaaagaataatcAGCACATACTAATGATTGCTTCATACTGGATCAAGTTTTCAGATAAAAGATCCTACCTAAGTCTCACTCGCATTTCATGAGACCGATATTGTGGGTGGAAGCTCACTGAATCGACACCCTTATTCCACAAACGTATTTTATTTGCTGAgagtgaaagaaaaagagtgaCCAACTTGTATAGGTAAAGCATCTGAATCCAGCAAAACAACTGCTTTGACagaataaagaagacttttctATCCGATCACTAATAACAAAATGAGAGCCATTGACTAGTTCAAGTTCTTCCTATTACCTGATGTTACCTTATAAGCTTCCAGATCCTTTGCAATAGCAGCAGATGGAACCAATGTAAGATCAGCCGCTCTATGTAGAAACTCTGGTGAGCAGTAAATGTATCTTAATTAGTATCAAGAAGCAGAGAAGTAAGAGAATAGCTAATTGATAAGACATTTCTCAACTGACATACTTATAACCATCCACATTGGTTGAACCAGCCAACTAAAGGTGTATCTCGGTATGTACCTAAAGAATAAGAATGAGAATCTAAGTACTTATCCaaagagaaaagaaatgtgaATAGGATCAAAGTAAAGCCCTCCGATAATATTGTGTAATTGTTCTTGAAGAAACTTCCGAGACTTATTGCTTAGTATTCTCCACCAGAAAGATCAGTGTCAGATAGAACTTATGTTTCATGGTATTTAACATATCAAATTTTACTACGTGGATTTGAGCTAAGAACTTAAGGAGGAGCGAACTTACACTGGCACATGTGTGTGGTAAGACATTACAATCGGCACAGACAGAAGTTTAGCAATGATAAGAGCACCAAATACCTAAACAAGGAAAAATAAGGTTATACAAGACAGGAAGGAAGctacaaacaacaacaacatactcagtGTAATACCAAAAAGTAGGGTGTGGGGACAGGAGAGTGCACGCAGACCTTACCAAACCTCAGAGGTAGAGAGATTGTTTCCGATAGATCACCAACTCAGGAAAAGAAGTAACATAAGTACAAGAAACAAtagataataacaaaaatagcaGATAGTAACATACTATAATTGAGGTACAAGAAACAACATATAGTTACAGAAATTGAAGGACAGCAACAAGAACATAACTGAAAAGGAAAAGAGCAGCTGAAAACTTACCATTATACCAGGTGATGATGCATGTATGATATCAGGCTTGAATTGTGCTACCTCTGAGATTATTCTAGGGCTGAGAGCAAGTGAGAGAGGTACTTTCGCGTAGCAGGGGCAGGGAAAACTGcaaataaaggaaaaacatcAAGAAGAAGCTTTCTTAGGGGATAAGAAAAGCTCCATACATTGACAATCTTTTCATAATCATGGAGTCCTCAACCTCAACTGTTTGATGGTAACATAGAAAAATGagtgattttaattatttaaacaagGAAAGGGAAAACTAGTAATGGTAACAGTTGCAACCTTCGTGATCCTATCAACTTTGCCCCATAAAATTCTTCAGGTACTCCTTCATGTGTTGTCACAACCATAACCTGCATCAAATGCAAAAGATCTGTTCAGCAGTTGATCATCAGGAGTAAATCACCTTTGCTTATACCATACATACTGCTCCACTTAATAGACTATATGAACTATGCCTAGGGGTATATTTATGACAATGGATATCTCTGAGATATTACTATTTAAATAAACATTAGCTTCAATATGTAtagaaaaagtatataaaattgCTTGACATTACTGGGAATCTACCTGCCAAGGTAGGGTAAGGTTtgtgtacactctaccctccccacCCCCGACGACACTTGTGGGACTATACTGGGAATGTTGTTGTGAACTTGCTTGACATTGATTCAGGTGAAAGAAAATAGAAACGGTCTACGAATATTAAATtctttattgatataatatcatataatattcatTGGATTTAATAATATGAACATGGAAATTACACAAGCAGATCATTACGTTATTATCATGTCATTCAGGCCCTACCAAAAGAACACAAGCAGACATTATAAACTAACAACATCATTGTCAGACACAGAAAGTACCTCATCCCCCATTTCTCGGAGgtactttataaaattttggaACCTGTTCTTATATCCAGAAACATACCTGTATCACACAAAAGGAAAACTATGGTTATCatcaataataagaaaattcaaGAATAAACACTATCATGCATAAATCTTGatcataaaatatgaaaaattcagTATAGAGCTAATTTTCTAAAACTAGAATCTTTCTTGTCTAAAGGCATATTTGCATATGCAAATGTCAATGTAAAGGTAAAATTTTAGTACTGGAGAGGACAGTGGAGACTCTCAGAGAAGGATCTCTCCCCAACCCCCACCCCAcctaaatgaaaaaaagaagaagatgaaatagGTACCGCTTATAAGGAATATAAACTAGAAGGAGGAATACACTTAAGTCTATCCAAGGTTGAAGGTCAtctattttgaacaaaaaatcatTCCAGAATATGACATCAAGATGACGTTTGATGTTTTGCAAATCTCATGAGGATCCCTCTAAGTTGTGTAAGCTTAAGGAACAATGCAGGGACAGTGAAGAGCCAAAATGTGGCGAAAAGCAATTAGCTTCATGTAGTTTAGCCGTAATGAGCATGATGAGCACTAGAATAGTGAATTGTACCTAAGAAGTATTTGTTCATAAGaagaaatgagaaagaaaaCACCACATTATGATCCATCAACACCACATTGCAGAGTAAAATTGATACTTGTCAACACATAATGGCAATCAACTTAGCTAAAATAACACAGGAATTCCAATACGATGAGCATATGATACAAAATACCACCAAGTAAGAAGAGTTGAATGCAAAATGCAAAGCAGAGTAGTGGCATTTCCCTAAAATGCGACTCACATAAGATAACTAACAAAGCTACTCATCGTAGGAGGAACAGATGGTTAGTCATCAACTCCTAAGCTGCAATATCTGGTAGCACACATGAATACACacatatgtattaaaaatatatggtCAGCAAGTATGAATACACTTCCTCATAACCACAGAGAaatgaaataacaataataataaggcaTTATACATAAACAGACACTCAAAACTTGATCTCAGGTGACAAGTAAGAACTCCAACTTTTAGTTTGCTCATCTAGGCTCCTCAACTTCATTAGTTGAACACTCCAACTTACAAAATCATCACCTAAgaaatctcaaaaatttatGTCATGTCAGCATCAGTGTCCACGAGACACAATGGGGACGAGTTGGAGTATTTAGTTGTTAGTTGAGACCGAATTGAGTTCTGACCAAGTTTGACTGTCCATTTAAGTATTATGCCtaatcataatataagcatatatatataacacccCACATCCAAAAGTTCCTTTAATTCATAGTCATAGAGCTCATAAACAATTCAAAAGAAAGGGATCTAGTGGATCAAAAAAAACTGAAGTCAAACATATCAAACATAAAGAATCAAGAAACTAAAGTTTACTAGCAAATACATCTAAAGCCAACAACTTTCCTATTTgagtaataattaaaaattattcaagaaaatcttacACACACAATAATATAATCAAGAATTGGGATATAACAAATTTTAGTATTTACTCACGAAAAAGGAGAAGGCTCAACAAAGAGAGCAATACGCCTAGGCTCTTTCATCTCAGATTCAAGTAAAAGAGGAGGatactcttcttcctcttcatctCTGTACTCAGTAATTGTCATCTTACTACTAATTAAGGCTCTTTTATTGATGGGTTCTCTTCTAAAACTCTTTTCACAGAGTAAAAAAGTGATCTTTTTGGAAATTAATCTAATGGGGTTTGTTCTTGAAGTAGAAAAGCAAGAAACTTTATATAGACTAGAGGTGAAAAAGGAACAAGGGAAAAATGGTTGTAAGGAATCAGACGGTATAAAGAGAGAAGAAGTAAAGGTGGACATGTTAAGAGTTGTCTAAATGATGTTTTATAATATACTTAAGGTGGGagagttttttcttcttttttttttcggCGGAGTGAGATTGTGGGGTCTTGTTTTTCACGTCATATTTCGATATCTATATTGTGAttcaactaaaataaaatctacatCGAAAATTAATATGATAAGGAGGTAAAGCACTTCGTAACAAATGCGACTCTGTAGAAAAAGTCAAATTCAcactataaaatattatattagaaaataaaatacttcttaataaaaataaatttatataaatatttatattaaagtgtATGCTTAACTAAATTTGAATTCACAATCATAAAATTGAGGAGCCAATGAGAAGGAGACTCTAAGGGAATATTCTTTTTTAGAGAAGGGTGGAAATGTGGAATAATTGGAAACTATGAGTAGCATATGCTTATTTAGAATATGAGCCTTAATTCATTAGATGTAATTTTCAATGTGgggtttgattttatttcttatattataaaattgttGAAGCTTGTGAAATTGAATATCTGGCATTtgatagaaattttatatttttgtgtggctgacaaatttaatttataattctttacaaatttgattttaattttatatcttttttataagaagatattattttcttacataagatatatttttatttctctaaataggaaatttatattattttcttacataagatatatttttatttctctaaATAGGAAATTTACAACtcccatttttcttttatttcaatttaaattgtTGATCATGATAGATTATTGTATAGAAAATATAAAGTTTCTAATTTTATGGTAtagtaaatttttcaaaattgtatTTTGTAGCAGAATTTTACTTTGCTACAGATGTGACTTTTTGTATATTAGTGCACTGTGAAATTTTCTCAATTATAAAATTGTGTATATAGctttaatttgtatatatgatcttttatataattgtatattcaaaatatgtatataaatataaagataaagTACATGTAcgtcatatacatataaatgtaAAGATAAAGTACATGTACGttatatacatattcatattGATGTTGTTGAAGTATATGAAACTGTTGACTATTTATTGAGATTTGtaagttatatacatatacctatTGAGTGTATTTTGTGAATTTTATAAGTATATGAAACTATTGAAGTTTATAcgaatttgtatatttatatagtgCAGGTTATTCTGtgtatttatttgtaataaatatatgtatgtataaattattttaggtttgtaaattgtatatttgtgtaaaactttaatttgtgtatataaaggtatatatgagtatataacttgaaaatgtgtataag
Coding sequences within it:
- the LOC138338274 gene encoding uncharacterized protein; its protein translation is MAGSDSEEEKEEEDMNEKVSLHHIQDNLSSYSKRDLESLLYTLIDAYKTVDSKRELIMEDYASLREENKILEKQNLHLLSKNAKLSKNLDLITKRNKALSKELLVTKTEAENGMRWTRSFILLDNMHKNRTSEKHGIGFDRTSFQGSVKRKQQQWYLDSACSRHMTGDKRSFLSLKNIKGENVAFGNGKSGEIQGIGKVGSMNTHAIENIYYVNGLQHNLLSVSQICDKGNNVLFTKKECRVTNSVTGNMVLLGKRHKNVYKAKIVDSKEGTLKCLSAVSACSMLWHKRWDTLA
- the LOC101252422 gene encoding sulfoquinovosyl transferase SQD2, which produces MSTFTSSLFIPSDSLQPFFPCSFFTSSLYKVSCFSTSRTNPIRLISKKITFLLCEKSFRREPINKRALISSKMTITEYRDEEEEEYPPLLLESEMKEPRRIALFVEPSPFSYVSGYKNRFQNFIKYLREMGDEVMVVTTHEGVPEEFYGAKLIGSRSFPCPCYAKVPLSLALSPRIISEVAQFKPDIIHASSPGIMVFGALIIAKLLSVPIVMSYHTHVPVYIPRYTFSWLVQPMWMVIKFLHRAADLTLVPSAAIAKDLEAYKVTSANKIRLWNKGVDSVSFHPQYRSHEMRVRLSGGEPDKPLIVHVGRIGVEKSLDFLKRVMDRLPGARIAFIGDGPYREELEKMFQGMPAVFTGTLLGEELSQAYASGDVFLMPSESETLGLVVLEAMSSGLPVVAARAGGVPDIIPDDQQGKIGYLFTPGDLDDCMSKLVPLLRDIELRETMGKAARIEMEKYDWKAATRTIRNEQYSAAIWFCRKQKAQFLRPFQWLFQRIFAAPEVDCR